The stretch of DNA aggttctcccctctcagcgacacacccgctgaaaagccgactctagtgattggtgattctgcaggtggtgactcatctccatcccatgttcctgcaacacctgctggtcccatatagcatgaattctgcattacagctcaactccatgaacttcatgcaacaacatgttcctgcctacaccccccccctccaatgcctgcctgcctgtctctctctctctctctctctctctctctctctctctctctctctctctctctctctcaacccaaccggtcgaggcagatggccgcccccccgagcctggttctgctcgaggtttctgcctcttaaaggaagtttttccttgccactgttgccaagtgcttgctcatcgggggatctgttgggtctctttaaataaatttataaagagtttggtctagacctgctctatatgtaaagtgccttgatgtaactttgttatgatttggcgctatacaaataaatctgatttgatttgatttgatttgattctattctgaggaacgtgaagttagcgacaccggcggccatagtgaagtgtatcccgggggccagagcaggcgacatccagtcttatctgaaactgctggctaagggtaaacgtaaatatgctaatattgtaattcacgtcggcagtaacgacacccgacttcgccagtcggaagtcacaaaaattaatgtggaatcggtgtgtacttttgctaaaacgatgttggacactgtagttttctccggccccctccccaatcggaccagtgatgacagccgcatgtcgtcatttaaccgctggctgtcgaggtggtgtcccgaaaacaacgtgggctacagagataactggaagtctttctgggggagacctggtctaattaggagagatggtgtccatcccaccgtggacggggccgctctcatttctagaaatatggccgattttattagaaatccaaaaccctgacaatcccgggtcgagaccaggaggcagagccgcagttttacacgctcctctgcgcctcagtcagagcggtcacctgccgagaatagaatagagtctctgtctatgtttagctttatagaaactgtgtctgtcccccgaccacctaaatttagaaaagttaaaaaacccaaattaaacagaacaggagctaaaaacaaacacctaactgtgattaaaacagccacaaattcagtctcaaataacactgcgatcaaatgtggactgttgaacattcgatcattatcatcaaaatctctactagttaacgatctcatagctgatcatcacattgatttattttgtataactgaaacgtggctgcagcaggatgagtatgttagcattaatgaagctacacccccaactcatgttaatttttatatccctcgtaccacaggtcgaggaggtggggtggctgcaatatttcagtcaagcctattaatcaaccccagaccaaaatctggctgcaggtcttttgaaagcctcactcttagtctttcccactcggactggaaaggtgaaaaaccagttctgttagtcacagtataccgtccacctggtccgtactcagaattcctatcagagttttctgagtttatatcagagttagtactcagtacagataaaatcattatcctgggagatttcaatatacatgttgatgtagaaagcgacagccttagttctgggtttctttccctacgagactcaattggcttttcccagcatgtgaatgaacccactcacttttacaatcatatccttgatcttgttctaacttatggcattgaaattgacaagctaacaattcttccccaaaattctctcctgtctgaccattaccttattacatttgagtttactttaatgggctccacagcattgaggaataaattcagctatagaagatgtttatctgaagctgctgtggctaaatttaaagagaacatttggtcatcattcccaacaatgccatatctaaatttaaatgaggatttctcccatacgcaggttgatgaccttgtgactagcactatggccacactgcgttcgaatcttgataatgccgcccctctcaaaaagaaagcattcaatctgaggaggatggctacctggtatagttaccaaatccgtgccttgaagcagacatcaaggaaattagaaagaaactggcgttccagtaagtcagaagagtctcacagagcctggaaagacagcctaaaaacgtatataaaaaagctctccacagtgctagaagttcatattactcagcactcatagaagaaaacaagaacaaccccaggtttctcttcagcactgtagccaggctgacagagagccatagctcagttgaaccagtgatccccttaactctaagcagtaatgattttattagttttttttcagacaaaattcttacgatcagagaaagaatttatcagctcttgcctacgttagataaaaatccccttctgaagacggcaactgctgaatcagctgcggcgcctcatttacatctggaatcattctcacctctaaatctctcagagctagcttctatagtttcatcatccagaccgtcaacctgtctattagacccagtaccaactagcctctttaaagagatcttttatgtaattgagccgttcattctagatttggttaatctgactttatttctgggttatgtacctcaggcacttaagactgcggtcatcaaaccccagcttaaaaagcctaatcttgatccagatgttttggcaaactatagacccatatcgaaccttccatttatttctaaaatcattgagaaagctgtagcaaaacaactacacaagcatctggatgggaacagtttgtttgaaaagtttcagtcaggatttagagcacatcatagcacagaaacagcgctggttaaagtctccaatgacattctaatggcctcagacaatggatcagcctccatacttctccttctagatcttagtgctgcattcgacaccatagatcataatattttgctacagagactggaacatgaaattggaattaaaggaactgcactaaagtggttcaaatcctacttatcagatagacatcagtttgttcatgtaaacaacagctcctcctcatgtactgtagtcagtcatggagtcccgcagggttcggtacttggaccaatcctctttacgctttatctgcttcctctgggcaacattatcaggaaacacagcatcaatttccactgctacgcagacgatactcagctgtacctatcaatgaagccaaatgaagtcagtcagatagtcagactgcaggcatgtcttgaagacataaaagtctggataactggaaattttttacttctcaactctgacaaaacagaagttattgtactcggtcctaagcacctcagaaaaatactatctaatcatctcattagtttggacggcattactttggcctccagctccactgtaagaaaccttggagtaatttttgaccaggacatgtccttggtccctcacataaaacaagttagtcgggcagctttcttccacctgagaaacattaggaaaatcagaaacatcctttctcaggatgatgcagaaaaactagtccatgcatttgtaacttctaggctggactactgtaactcattactatctggatgtccaaacaaatctctaaaaggccttcagttaattcagaacgctgctgcacgaatattaacaggaactaggaaaagagatcacatctctcccgtgttagctgctcttcattggctgccagtaaaatatagagtagaattcaaaatccttcttttaacgtataaagctcttaatggccaagctccgtcgtatctcagagagctcatagttccttactgtcctagcaggccactccgctctctagatggaggtttacttgtggttcctagagtctccaagagtaaatctggaggcagatcgttcagttatcaggctcctcttctatggaaccaactcccagcatcggtccggggggcggactctttagtaactttcaagaccaggcttaaaactttcctgtatgacagagcttatagttaaaaagtcctctactctttagctatgctgctataggcctaggctgctgggggaaggactgagcttctctctctctctctctctctctctctgtctctccctgtcaccctctctccccttctccctctttctctctaactccctccttgcatgctctgataaaaaccatccttcttaaaaaaaaaaaaagtttcacccagttctaagcatttatactgcatttactaaccatgttctgccaaagtctctgtctctcccagttcctctcctctctctccctgtcctcatcctgcaggtggtgactcatctccatcccatgttcctgcaacacctgctggtcccatatagcatgaattctgtattacagctcaactccatgaacttcatgcaacaacatgttcctgcctacaccccccccccccccctccaatgcctgtctctctctctctctctctctcccactctcaacccaaccggtcgaggcagatggccgccccccctgggcctggttctgctcgaggtttctgcctcttaaaggaagtttttccttgccactgttgacaagtgcttgctcatcgggggatctgttgggtctctttaaataaatttataaagagtttggtctagacctgctctatatgtaaagtgccttgatgtaactttgttatgatttggcgctatacaaataaatctgatttgatttgatttgatttgatctgcacattaatgtgtgttttctcattttatatTGGTGTTGTGCACATATGTCAGGGCTGCATTATGATAAATAACTTAACGTGAATGCTTCCtacttttaattttgttttgaaaagatttgtttttttatgttgtatgcATTTGTATATTTAACTTGGCTATTCctgtttttttgggttgttttttttttttttgtttcgtgCGGctagattcaagattcaagaacTTTTTGAGAGGGGTGGCAGGTAAAACACAGCAGCCTTCACTCTACAATGCTACGAGCACTGCCTGCTTTCATTCCCTTTTTAATCCTGATGTGACCAATCTGTCCTTTGTTTATCCATAGATTCACTGTGGTGTTGCACTGCCCTCACTGCCTCACAAATTGTTAAGCTGCTGCACTAAAAATGCATCAATGTCATAAAAATTTGACCCACCTTGTGGTGTTACACtatggaaacaaatgaaaaaaaataaaataaaataaaaaaacaaaagacatttgTGCACCCAAACAAGCTGGGTACAGAGAAATTCTGGCGCCAAGCTATTCTTAGCTAAAACCTAAGTAGCCATGTTCttgattgatttatttccttCCTTGCTATCTATAAATGTAGAATATCAATTTCAGACTGTCACCTGAGCTCTAACATTTCCATGACTGAACAACAGTAGCAAATGAAACAAttccataaaagaaaaaagaaaatcaaaaaactAGTTCCTTCTAAAGttagcaaaaaaacaacagctgcaacAAAATCTTTAACTCCAGGGAATTTTGTGTGATTAAAGCAACCTTTAAATCACATACTTTCGTGATTAAAGCAACCTTTAAATCACATACTTTCATATACTGAATTAGCTACAAAGAGATGCACTGTATTGTTTTCAATTAAtagctgtttctgtgtttggctTCTATATATCAATCACTGAGTTCTATGAGACATGAAAAGTAATCAATTAAACTTAATGTCCTTGACAAAACTGAATTGGATAAGAAACAAGCAAGGTCTCCAACCTAAAACACTGCACACAGAgttttttctttacaaactgGTGATATAGTCCAGCGGTGGAAATAAATTGGCATAACAATAATATGGAGAGAAATCTATGGTTTTGACCATCATTAGCAGACCATCATTTGCTAGTTTAGCAATGTGCATTAGGTAACTTAGTCACAGGCTCCTGCGGGAAGGCTCTGTCTGTTGAGTTCACGGTTCTGCATGCTCATGTCAGGAAACAACCGTCCAAGTTGGTAACTATGGGCCACGAGTTGTAGAGGGCTGATTCTTGTTGGTTTTTGAGTTTAGTAAATTCATTGTTGCAATTTGAACTATTTAACTATTTCTGTTGTCACTCCGTCGGacagtgtgaaaatgtttgagTACAGTTCTTAGAAATGGCTAAAAGACAAATACTAAAGGCTACAGTATtaactatacacacacacatacatacatataggGGGCTTTTAACCAATTTCAACCATACTAAATTGCCATCATCTATCTGCGACCTAAATGTGCCGTGTGCCCTTAGAAAGAAATAGGCTGACTATATCGAATTCATGAATGGCAGTCTCCATAACTTGAAAATATATAACTGGCTCTGCAGATTGTTTGTGAGACAATCAAAAAGAAACTTACCGATCGATCCAGTCGCGGTCGGTGAAATGGCGTTTGAGCCGCAGAAAAGCGGGAACGATCTCGATAACTGACTGGAGACACTGCTGGTGGCTGAAGCTGGGATCAGGCTGGATCTGCACAATGTACGTCTCACATTCCACATTGCTGACAGCCACGGACTAAAATAGGCAAGAGTCAGAGAGCAGGGTCCTGCTGAGGCTGAGAGCTCTCAGAGTGGGACTCACGTACGCATAATTCAGCGTTGACAGTAaaacattgtaaaaataaacgcaataaaattaataatttatttttacagttcaACAGACATTTCACAGACACAATTCACTTGCTGCTCTTGAGCAGTTCGTTTCCATACACTTAATTGTTGGATGGAGGTGGATAATGGAAACAATTGCAAAAGCATAATATATAAGAATGCAAACCTTGACCTATCTGTTGGGTCAAGGTTTGCAGTCAAATTAGGAACGTCAGTCAGAGCTTCCGCACTGGAGttagtttttcttcttcgtGGTGTGCTGTTTGAAAGGCTGCTGAGCATTAGACTGCCTGCAAAATAGTGGAGATCTGCTGTTTCACATTCTTTCTGCTTGAGATGTGAAGGTATAGTCAAAACAATGTGTTATTATTGCTTAAAATGGTGTCTTCATTGTAACAACTGCTAATGTGCACGTACAGCATGTGATTGTTCAGTATTGGATTCTGGTAAACTTTTCAGAAAATTCTTAGTAGCAAAACAACATATCAGTAAACAAAGGCAATTATaacaattattataatttaGCAATTATAgcaattataatatatatatatatatatatatatatatatatatatgccagtTTCAATTCGTTGTACTTTGCTAACTtgtattaaattaataattaaatgcGCTGAATATCTGTGAAGCCAAATGACTGCAAACCAGCAGCTACATGAGAGTCAGAAGATGACCTTATCAATGTGCACTTGACTGGATGAAACAGATTGAAATATCTGAGATCTTTGTTGAGTAAAACCACAGCAATGAGACATTCCCAACAGTAGGCAGTCACAATAAGTGTCCACTATGAATGTGTACATAGTAAGAGAACTGGACGGCACTGTTCAGGCTGTGTGCTGAATAGGTTTCTCAGGCTTCCTTTGGTTTTAATTGCTTTGGTGTTTTAAATTTCTTCTCCAGCTCAACCAGCTAACAGCATTACCACCAATTTTGCAACCAAGTTTCATAATGAGAGATATGATTCAAAGATATTTTACCCAAACAAAATGAGACTACACACTGAGTCAATGTGTGTGATCATGCTGTCCTCCCACCCTGGAGGAGGACATTAGCCTTTTCTAATTCGGTCCCTGGAATGTGACAGTAACTTGGTAGGCGTAGATCATAGCGGTGCCCAGACCCATTGAGAGCCTTATCATTGAGAGAGTACAGCTTCTCTGCAATGTCATTGCGTACAACCAGAGCAAAAATCTTAGCTATGTAGCGATGCTTTGCAAAAAGAAGATAGagtttcttcctcctccatgcCACGTATCGACAGGGGTTATCGGCACGCAGAGTCACCTGTGGAGAATAACGATTTAACAGAGATATAAATTCTGAAAGCACTTACATTGGTATATTAAAGTATATGAGTTTCATTGATATATTAACAAAAATAGATGCATGCAAACTTTAAGTTGTAATAAGGAATAGTAGTAGTTTCTACCtaaaatgaacataaaatgatagaaaacaaaacattggcaTACATGGCTGCTGCACTGAACCATGGCATTTACAACTagagagaaaaactgcatcTCAGTCTTTTCCATGCAATCACTGATTTGTTCCATCCTGTAACCATATCAACATTGAATATTAACTAGTTCCCTCACTTTAAATagttaaaatctaatttttaacAGTACAGCTTAGTGGAGTGCATTGTGAGTGCTATGTCACTGTAATAAACAATGCTCAGACCATTTATACTGTCTTTTTAGTTGTTTCAGTGGTGCTTAAGCTTTATGTGTTTATTAGAAAATATTAAGATTTGCTAAGGGCCACAGCTCAATTTAATCAAGAGCCCAAATGAGCCAGTCCAGTGACCCAGCGTTAAAAACTCCAGGACCATGGAAATGGTCCAcctgaaaacaaatgcaactgCAGGTAATATAGCACACCATATCGCATGATATACTTCTCATGCCACGACGTGGAAAGCATCGAAATACCAGTTGCAAATTTACCCACTTtgggactaataaaggattatcttatcttatatcTCCAAAGCAATTGGGCACATATAAATAAGACATACggaagaaaacaaaggaacaCAATAAAGGCTCAGGATAGTCTCAGAAAAGCTACAGTAATGCTACAACAGGATTACTactgtctgaatatttttgcaCATGCAGAAGTTTAAAAGAATTAACCTGAAAGACACCCTCCTCTGATGGTCTGAGAGAGTCCCACTCAGGTGAATCCAGAAACTGGAAAGGGTAGATATAATGAAGAAACTCTCCATTTACTGTCACACTGACTCTGTAGGAGAATGTATGGAAAATTTTAATTACACTCTTATTTAACATGACATGCACATCAACACTTTGGTATTAATGATTATTGAACTATGTCAATAATCAATAGAATGTTGGACATTTGAATCCCTATTTTCAAATGCTGCTAATAATAGTGCACATATAGTGGACTTGGGCTTCAATCTATACTTTTTATTGCAGCTTCTCTCAGCTTGCTCAtgttctctctcccctctgacCCTCTCGTGCTAAGTCTAATAAGGTCTAAGAAGGCAATAGCTGTGATGATTTGATGGGGTATCACTAAAGATGATCTgaccttttatttttgcttttctctaaAAGTAACCACACCTGCTTGATTGCCTGCCTCTTATTTGTGTTTAAACATATTTCACACTTTCCATAAAGGCATTGAATAAAGTTCAACTTCAGTGCCAAGTTTGGTTCCTTAGCAGAACCCTTAGCATTAGCTACAGCATTTGCAAGGTATGACTGGAgcatttcacttctttttcccCCTATCTAGACTTCCAATTCTTTATCAGAGAAATAGCAGCTTCTGTTACTAACCATGTTTcgaaagtctctgtctctcccagttcctctcctccctcttcctgtcctcatcctgcaggggatgaatcatcactaccccatgttcctgcaattCCTACTGCTCTCATATCTTCATCAACTCCATAAAGCATTATTTATATGACCTCCATGCAGCAccatatgttcctgcctacacctgttaaaatatcccctcctcctgctctcattctttACGTACCCACCCACTGTACTTGAGGTTGAATATGACATGACTCAGGCTATGTCAAACAGTTTTGTAGATTTTGATGAGCACTTGTACATCTAAATAATTTTGAATGTGTCTTTTTACTTTACCATTATATTTCACGACTTGGGCTGCTAGATATAACAAGACTCAAATTTATGTCTTCAGGAAAGAGTCTTACTGCGCTATTTAGTCACCTGCCAGATAGAAGCACTGTCAGCTTATCTATGGCGGTTTTTCCCTCAATGGCGAGGCAGTGGTTCTGCTCTATGGTGTGGATTTCTCCGTCGCAGCAGGTCACTATCTTCCCAAAGTGTGTGAGCGACACCCCCAGTTTTTGAAACAGGCAGTGGTACAGCTCCTGGAAATCCTTCTCGAAGGAGACGCTTCTAAGCCGGTATGCAACATGTAGAACCTGTCCCAGACACACGCTGAAGAGCGCGAAACTCCACAGTAAAGAGTCTGTGGTGCAGGGTTCGGACCAGGCCCAGAGCGTACAGCAGAAGAAGCCCAGTGTCAGGAAGGTGAACAGGTAGAGCAGTCCGTAGATACCGCTGCCGCCCATGAAGCCGAGGAATAAGAAAATGTTGGCGAGGTGGAACACGGAGCTCTCCAAGCTGTCTCTCCACTCCCCACATATCGGGTAGGTCGATGCGACGGGCTCCACGGTGAAATTCATGGCTTCGAAGTCCGGAGGCTCCATGTCTGACCAGAGTGAATGAAACTAGTGGCAGAGTTGACTGAACTCTCACAGTCAGCGTCCTCGCAGGCTGAGTGGTCAGAACACACCACGAGGACAAGAAC from Echeneis naucrates chromosome 6, fEcheNa1.1, whole genome shotgun sequence encodes:
- the popdc3 gene encoding popeye domain-containing protein 3 translates to MEPPDFEAMNFTVEPVASTYPICGEWRDSLESSVFHLANIFLFLGFMGGSGIYGLLYLFTFLTLGFFCCTLWAWSEPCTTDSLLWSFALFSVCLGQVLHVAYRLRSVSFEKDFQELYHCLFQKLGVSLTHFGKIVTCCDGEIHTIEQNHCLAIEGKTAIDKLTVLLSGRVSVTVNGEFLHYIYPFQFLDSPEWDSLRPSEEGVFQVTLRADNPCRYVAWRRKKLYLLFAKHRYIAKIFALVVRNDIAEKLYSLNDKALNGSGHRYDLRLPSYCHIPGTELEKANVLLQGGRTA